The following nucleotide sequence is from Trifolium pratense cultivar HEN17-A07 linkage group LG2, ARS_RC_1.1, whole genome shotgun sequence.
TAAAACCCACTGCAAAAATAGTAATCCATATAGTAGTTCATTAGAAACTGACAATAAATTTTTCTAATGATATTTATACTGCATTAATGAAGAGTACTAGGATGCAGACACCGAACACGACACTAATGCATCAAcattattgataataatttgagaaaaagcGATTGAACTACTTAGAATATAACATCTAATTAAGACAAGAAAATGGCGTCGTCATAATTCTTGTTGAATGATATACATACCTTGAGCATAACGGCATCAGCTTGTGGGATAGATTTAAACATGTTTCCACCAACAAAACTCAAGTTATTGCTTCCTGATAAACCAGAAACAACCTGTGGAAGGTCCAAGACAATGTACTTGAGCTCTGGAAACGCCTCGCATATAATTTTAGCTGTGTTTCCAGTTCCACCACCAACATCGACCAACGAACCAATCCCTTCAAAAACAGACCTACAATCTCTCAAAGCCAACCTCACGACATGAGAATCACTTTCCATAGCCTCATTAAAAGTATTCAAGTATGCAGAATTTTGATGAATAAAATCCCAATAACTTTCGGGGCCTAATGCAGTCTCAACAACTGTGAGATCCTCCCCAGAAGTCCATTTCGCCAAATGATTGTAGGAATCAACGAGAATGGGAGTGTTTAGTAACCGAACCATGGAAGATAAACAATGATCAGTGCCAGAGACAAGAAGTTGTGATGTTGGAGTAAGAGCATATCTTTCTTGGTTGTCTTGAATTTTGACAATTGCAAAGAAATCAATGTGTGCTAATAATCGCATGAATCGTTGGACGCATGTTTGTTTGGATTGTGGAACTTTAAGAGCTGAAACAAGCTCGGAAAGAGTAATGGGTTGGGCATGATTGTGGATGATATCTGGTATTTTAAGGTCAATGGCCCATTTGACAGACATGGGATTGAGGAAGCTGTACATGACTTTGTACAAGTGTGCTTGAGCTTGGAAAAGCTCACTTGCATTGTATAAGCCATTTTTAGAAGCCATTTGATTTGAACTAATTTGTGTTGTTTTGTAATAAACTTGTGCTCTGCTATGAATGAACTAAAGAAGTGTGCTCTGCTATTTATATACTCATCGGTTGGTTCAACACAGTTTGTTTGTTCTACTATACTAAACAAATACTAAACTATAGATACATAAAACGTGGTACACGTCAAGCTGCTCTTTTTTGAATTCTACACATGTCAACGCGTGAATGTGTGGTTGTGTGCAAAATTTgtctatactatactatactatgtGTGTgtaaaataatgaaatgaataatAAGGGTTTGGTCCACTCCACTCCACGCATTGAGTCATGTGTTCACAGTATGACTTGTATGAGCATTAAAATAACGGAGCTTATAAATTTATACTAATATATACATTCACATGGTGTTAACTGTTTGGAGAGGAACTGCGAGCTGAGATTTATCTAACTAGGTTTTTATTATATCGTTGTCCCATCAATTTTGCTCTTTGAATCTTGATGGGctgatcacttttgattcgagatcaaCAAAGctaaattctttttcttttctctctctccatCTTCAACATCGTAATCTCCTCTTCTACACCTCCACACTTCCACACTTCCGACCACCCCATCGCAACCTTGCATCTTCGACTGCGCGGCTTCCTCAACAGCGAGGAAACCTCCAAAATTCTGTTCGGAGATTCGACGTAATACTCCTCCGACTTGATTCATCGTCGCCGCCGTCGTTGTTATTTGCGGAGAAGAATTCATTGATGCTTTCCGTTTATCTCTTTCTCATGAGTTGATTCCAATACTCATTTAGGTAATAGATTCAAAAAGGGTTTATGACATcgaacatgattttttttttttttttttttccttttttttttttatttatttatttatgcacgttttcttattttctttcaaaatttaacaaataaaaatatcaacagcaacataaaaaatcaaataatctattgattttatttcaaatcaaGACTGAATAATAAACTTGTGAACCAGTAGTGAATTTAGATATGTCACCTTAGCACCAAACAGCCCCATAAGCACCTATTTATGTAATTAAATTATTCTGTGTCAagtaatcaaattaaaatttatctaCATCTATATTTTACTATTTCAAGATTATTGGATTtctttttaacaatattagaaagaagaagatgagagaTATGAAGTAttgagttttttgtttgttttgttttggttctAGTCCTCTTTTTAACAATAGTACAATATTGTCAGACAAAGGCTAAGTAGAACTTGACAATTGATATTTTATTCGTGTTCTATGTATATAAACCACtaatagaaaaaatttaaaagtatgaAACCACATTTTGAAGAAACCACATAAACGTGAATAAGAGAAACAAGAAATTACGTGAAAGAATAAAAAGTCATTCGTAACTCAAATGGTTAATATTTGTAACTCATGTCATTTATGTAAGTAGGACTAGtatttgcctataaatattggactttataaatttttcaaaacaCACATCAATCAAACAAACTATTATTTTACCCAATTTATCCCCTCAGCATTAAAGATCAACCACCATCATTAGCATTAAAGAGGTGAGGCCAACATAGACCTAATAAACacttgggtcatgttaacatgtgcaccaagggcacatgttaagattctaaatatagaaaattgcatttaatgttagaaaaaaaatttaatgtttaaaaagttaaatgcacaaatttcaatatattatttctacttttgcttccttaacatgtgcctttggtgcacatgttaacattttcctaaacaCTTTCATCACATAGTACATGTGCCTAATATACACATATGATTTGTCAAGCGTCTCAACATTAAAGATCAACCACCATCATTAGCATTAAAGAGGTCAGACCAACATAGATCTAATAAATTTTCATCACAAAGTACATGTACCTAATATACACATATGATCTGTAAAGTGTCTCAGCATTAAAGATCAACCACCATCATTAGCATCAAAGAGGTCATGTGGCCAACATAGACCTAATAAACTTTCATCACACATGTGCCATGTTTTTTTGGTAGacagacgaaatgacaaaatcgttgaaaactcacacacaaagtggagtgattggggttcgaaccccggtcatggCGTTCgacactaacaatttcgacatttctgccAGTTGAACTAGAATTTGTGGACATCTTCATAATTATTCACCCGAAATCAGTCCTCCAATCTTAAATGCGCCAAACCATTTACAAACCATAACCCGGACTTTTGATGACTAGCACTTTATATTCTCGAAATGCTTCGGAAACTAATGATCCCTTTGATCTTCCCACTATGCGGCGGCGCCCCATTGGCTTCCTCCCATACTCATGGCAATGATGGCATTAGATACTTATTACAAATTTTCAAAGCCGCTCTTTTATTCATTAAATACTTAACATCATTTTTCAAAACTTAATCATAGAATGTGCATTGGAATTTGCACGCATTAATTGCAAAGTCATTTTCCAAAGCTTAATTATGAAGTGTGCATTAgaaatttacatatatttaattatgaagtCATTTTTCAAAACTTTTAATCATAAAGTGTACATTGTAAATTTGAATGCTTTGATTTGTAAAACAACGGTCGTACATGTATCTTCATCACCATTCTATTCTAAATCCCTTACTTTTCAAGTGTTGGATATTCTTTAGAGCATACACATCCATAACACCCATTTGAGTTCTTTAAATGAGTCccattcattttttatactATTTCACACTTCCCaattatttaaaaccaaaactacattttttaaatatccaTACAACTCATCAAAAATTCTCAAATGAGTCCCACTAAATACCACATTTATACTTTATATTAAgttaatgtaatttaatttatttttttaatttattccattgCCAAAACAACAGCAAAGCACCGTGCTTCTGCAATTGAACGATGCAAGTTTATGCACGTTCCTTATACATGAATTATTGGTTCACCTCTGACACAAAGTATTGGAAAAACTGTAGAAACGTTTTCATAGCAGGCGATAAGTGTGCTCTTAAACCCTTCTTAAAAATCCTAATTCCGGTAAAACCAATCACCCAATGCAAAAAGTGCCAAACCATTTACAATCTCTAATGATAAGTGACGACTTTCGATGACCAACACTTCATATTCTCGAAATGCTTGGAAACGGATCACCCTTTGATCTTCTCACTATGGAGAGCCTCATTGGCCTCCACTCATACTCATGACATTAAAATTTTAACACCATTTGTCAAAGACACTCTCTTGTTCATTAAATACTTAACACCAAAGTGTGCATTGGAAATACACATCAATTTCAGCCATTTCCCAAAGCTTAATTGAAGTGTGCATTGAAAATTTGCACACATTAATTGTAAAGTCAATTTTCAAAGCTTTTAATCATGAAGTGTGCATTAGAAATTTGAATGCATTTATTGATTGTAAAACATCACTCGTACATGTATTTTCGTAATCATTCCattctactccctccgtcccaaaatataagagttaTTTTGAATAATGCATGTATGCCAAcgtacaattttgatcactaatatatttaattctctattagtaaaaattataaaaactgatattttgaaaatacgcatcgaaacaaatcaaacaagatcttatatgttaatatttatatctatatattactagcgggccagacaggcgcgttccgcgcctgcctgtgtctaacttatgtccaaaaaaatgttttatgttatgatgactttgttaataaaagatttttattgctaaaaaaataaagatattgttggtattatgaaaaatcgacatcaaatatatttgtattctctttttatatagtatagatgtagTATTAAGTTGTTAATCATTATAGGCAGCCcatttgccacttattcacatttttatgatttgaatttattttttatttttttaaattgattagttaatggaagttgtgaaactaagtcaTGGGTAAAATAGTAATATTGAAAAGTTCATCCCAAACTcacctatcctttttatatattgttatagattaaaaaaattagttaaagcAAGATAAATGATTggattcaattttgttttaatttaagTTACGAATTATGAATGGATTGTATGGTAAAATGCAGATAACCATGGATCAAATCATGGTGGCAattatggaaaatgttaaagTTGACCTTCATATCATAGGCCATGTTAGATTAAAAGTTAGATTTTGCACCTCATGTTAAAGTTGTCCTTCATATAACACCATATCGCACCTCGCATTCCTTCCCCTCGTTCCCACAACAACCCCActtcctctaaaaaaaaaacacttgcaCAATAGTAACTTCTAGGACCCGTttagattaacttatttttgagcttatgcaaacagtttatgcaatataaattaggttttatgttattttataagttcacactagtgaaaattgtattttgtaAGTTATCTTATCGtaaactatcttgacaaacttataataatacataaaaattgcataagttgtttgcataagctcaaaaataagttaatccaaacggacctCTAATGTGGTTGGTCTTAcattaaggctctgtttggtaaaattaagctataagatatagcttatagctgataagctagctgatagctgaaaagctagcttatagctgatagctgaaaagctagttgATTGAAAtgaaagtgtttggtaaaattagctttttaaacgattgataaatataaaaagacataaaaggatatttatatgtagtgggtagtttttcttttagtgggtagttttttattttataaaaaataataaaattaaattaaaggttaaaaatggaaaaaattgtaaaaagctataagctataagctcaaacgctacttgaaataacatctcaagaaaagctataagctcgtgagaaaagctttttaccaaacacttttatttttttcaaacaagcttataagctagtccaataagctataagctagcttattggacttaccaaacacaccctaaatcTAATTGAAAACCAAACAACTTCTTATAAACACAAATCCTCGTCaacttcaaatttcaaaaacaaaaaaaatctagcAAAAAATCTCAACATGAACacaacccaattttttttttccaaaaagcTTCCGATCATATTACCTCAAGTTGATTGTTGGAATCGCGTGTTGGAGGAAACAAAGTGATGTATTTGTGACTGTATGTGGCTTGTGAATCATTCAAGTTGTATGGAGATTCTCTTAAGCTGGGTTCATCTTTCCCCAAAATTTTGATACAAAAACCACCATTTAGATATAAGCTCCCACTTTAATCTTTtccagttttttgttttgaaattttaatagtTTTAACATTAGTACTTGTTTGGTGGCTTCTAAGGTGAGGGATCAAtcaagtccctcaccggtgtaccaTTTAATTCGACCATTAGATCAAAGAACTCTACAGATCTCATTAGTCACAACCACACAGGattttatctctctctctcccctttCCATTTACTCTTTCACTTTGTGTCAACTTCTCCATCTTTAGGCATAGAAGCACGGTGAACGTGAGTTCCTCAATAACTTGTATGCCTCAGTTTTCCGTCATTCTCGAAAGTTTCTAACAACTTTCCTCCAGATCTAAATCTAACTTTAAAGAAAGAAATGTGAAATTTATTCAATTTCAACTTCAACTGGGTTTCGATTCAGGACAATTTTTTTGTCCGTCGTTCTTatccgataaaaaaaaaactagatcttGATATACCTTCGATTCTTAATATAAGTTTTAgagataaattgaaaaaatgatatCCTGAATGACAGATGATTAAAAGAAAGGGGTAGAAAGAAGTTGGGAAAACCTGTGAGAAACTCTTGGATTTGTCAAATACTAGCAGATGGAAACCTTGATTATCAATGTTGTTTTCCTTTACATAATTTCAATTAAATCTGTGATGCGGCTATGGCCAAAGATTTGGTTTGCCAAAAGAAAGGCACTTGGTTGATTGGTACACAGTCGGAGAAGCCACAGTCACCCAGGTGTGGAAATTAGGGGCAAAATTGTGTGTGAGAGTGTACATATGTTCTCGTCTTTCTAAAAATAGATCTAAACTATTGATAAAATCTGACGGTATTTTTTAAgtggtacaccggtgagggacttaattaAGCCCTCACCCTAGACTCCACCTACTTGTTTTGAATAATATTTCGAGCAATGTAAATCACATTAAGAAGTAATTTCTAGAGATATTAATTAGTGTATATTTTggaattaaatttttaaattatacgATATTTTGAGATATTTTTGGGTTGTGTTCATCTTAAGATTAAAAGTGGGTTGGTAGTGGTGGGGTTGGAATTGGATTTGACGCAATAACTACATTAATGTTGTTAGCCGTCCAATTTAGATCAATTTAGATCAACAGCCAAAATCGTTTAATTGTGTTATAAATGATGTGTAATCTGCACTATCCGATCTCAAACCAACGGTTATGATTAGATACAGAGTGAAACCACGTGTATCTACTACAGCTAAAGATCCAAGTCCGACGGAGTTGGTGAAAGGAGGGAGAGGGAAGAGTATGTATGAGATATGATATGGTGAGACATGTAgatattttcatcattttcaaaAATGGATCTTCTATAATTAACCTTCCTACTTTCCATCACAATTGTTTATTTTAGGAGTCTCACATCTtatgatttgattaaaattaacTCATGTAAAAAATGCTTTCACAAAGTAAACAATCCCTTGGCAATGTTTTACAAAAGTACCAACTCCATAGCATTTCTCATTTTCTATTCTAATCTAGATACAACATGGAAACTGCTGGCAAGTGACAAGCATGTTTAAATGACTTAAGGCATAGAAAGGCCTGCGCAACCGCATTACCCACAGAAAGATAGATATAAGTTTAAAAATGgtgaaaacaacaatttttggCCTGGCAAAATCTCAAAACAATGGACTGAGAACACTAGTCACTAGATAAGCAGATGACATTTGGAACATCAgtaaaaaagtttacaatttGTATCAAACATTTCGAAGTACAAAACAACAGCACAATCAAAGAGGAACAAGAACCTAGCAGAAAACCTAGCAAATTTTCAACTGTCAAAAAACGTCAAGGGAACTGTGTTTTTAGTCGGGAAGGATTTGCTCGCCGTCAGCATCTCCCTCGGTCTCAATCTTAGGCTTTGAGGGGCCTGCTCCAGGGGCCTGCTTCTTCTTGATCCCACTCACTATATCATCAATCCTCAAAAGCATGCAAGCAGCTTCAATGGCAGTCTTAAACGTTTGCGCCTTCACATTATAGGCATCCCAGATCTAGCACCATAACACAAACATTTTCAGAGCTCAATTGCTGACATATGCACTTAACAGTCAATCAACATAAGACTGTGTAAACAGATGGGGGGCGGGGTTGAAACAGCACTAGCCACAGATTGTGCAAAAGTATTGccattataatttttattttatttttttggtttacattTTCTTCAGTGTTGCACCTATATTACAAATAAATGGAAAATGTAGGttctattgtcaaaaaaaaaagttcttatGTGACCAAGGGtggtgtattggattgggatttcaAGGGATTTTagaagacttttttatgataaaaaaatcttgCAGTATTCAATCAAGagttttataataaaatataaataaatctgGTGGTATTCAGTTAagacaatcaagatttttatcCAGGGCAAGGAAATCCGATGGTATTCAATTGACATTTATCACAACTTGTGAAATGTCTCTTATGTGACTAACTTTAGTTGGCAAAATAACAATGGATAGTTTTGGGTATCATTTAGAATATGCAAACTTCAAGAATAAGATAAAAACGAAGTACCTTGCGCTCTTTCATGTCAGCGATGGCACCAGTATTTCCATCTATTCCAATCCATGCATTTTCTCCATTTGCATGCTAAGAATTttcaaaaacacaaaacaaaatcaaGACTCAAGACTTTAGAGAAAGGATTGTATGTATATACTAGCAAACTATTCTTACTTTTCCTTGTAGTGCAGTCATTGTACGGATGACGTTTACTCCACAATTTTGTGCCAAAGTACGTGGAATAGATTCAAAAGCAATGGCAGCAGCTTCATATGGCCACTGTTTGTCAACAAAAATCAAAAGTGAGAACCAGAGTAAAGTGCTGCTCAACACGAAATGAACTAGAACCCAGCAAATATGAAAAAAGTATCAACTGGTACACTGAAACAAGAGTGAAATACGACCTTCTCTATGCCTTCAATAGAAGAACTCTTCTGTTTCAAAGCAGCTGACACAGTCATCTCAGTAGCACCGCCTCCAGGTACaagttttggattttttattatGTTCCTAGCAACAGACATGGCATCCTGGCATGGAAAAGAGTTTCATGAAGTAGTATGATCAAATATGATTGGGATTTAGTAAACAAATATCAATAACTTACCTGCAGGTTTCTTTCGACCTCGTTCAAGAGATCCTTACTAGCACCTCGTAATAATACAGTACAAGCTTTGGGTTCTTTGCAATCAACAATAAAAGCAAAGTACTCGTCTCCAATTTTCTTAACTTCAAATAACCCTGCACCAGTACCAACATCAGACTCCTGCAACTCGTCTGGTCTGTTCACAATAACAGCACCACATGCCCTGGCAATTCGATTGTTATCGGTTTTCCTCAGTCTTCTGATTGCACTAACTCCATGCTTGCTCAGATAATGGCATGCCAAATCACTAAGACCCTTCTCTGTAATAACCAAGTCTGGTTTAAATTTCAATATCTGCATGCAGAGCTCCTCAATGTATTCTTCCTCCAACTTCAATAAGAGACTCCAGTCTTCTTCTCTGAGCAGTTCAGCATTTGTTTGGTTTTCACCCTTTTTATACTCAAGAGGACAATCAAGAAGAATGATACGTGGGTTAACAATCTTTCTCCTCATCTTGCCAGGGGCAACCACATCTTTGTTAAACATAACTCCCTTGAGAACTCTAGACTCCTCAAGCTGTGATCCAGGGACCTTCTCAACCttgatataatttttaatatctaCATCTCTTAAACCTTGGCCAATATCAACGCCCACTGTTGTAGTAGCATCAATAGCTAAATCCTGGAGTATAACAAAAGGAACACTTTAAATATAATTCAATAGATCTAGAAATGTCATTTAATTGTACAAGGCTATAATTACAAAGGGATATAATAATTAGGTGCACTTATAGTAGCATCCAATTTAAGTCATGTTCACTCAAACAGAAACAATACAACCAAAGAACAAGAGCAGAAATAATGAGATTATTCAAACACTATTTTGCTAGGTTTGCATGTAAAGCAATTAAACTTATAAGGGGAAAAGAACATATCAGCCAAAAAGCTTCCCTAACTAGGCCCACCTAACTCGATGAAGATAACTTGAACACAATTTAGATGCCAATAAACATAACACGAATAACATGGTACACTGGATTAAtgacaaaacaacaacaatttgTGCCTTTGTAGAGAAGTACAATTATCTGGTTTAAGAATACTGTAGATGACAACTTTTAGAATTTACTACGTTGCTAAACCTACCCTCTCCCTTGGTCACATTCAAGTTCTTCACTGAGTATTTCAAGAATAACCATTGCCATGTTACACATCCAGctcaaataattgaaaatataaaagagcAAAGAATACTCACAGCAATCAAATCCCCAAATTGACTTGTGAATTTGGTACCTATGCA
It contains:
- the LOC123910408 gene encoding isoflavone-7-O-methyltransferase 9-like, with protein sequence MASKNGLYNASELFQAQAHLYKVMYSFLNPMSVKWAIDLKIPDIIHNHAQPITLSELVSALKVPQSKQTCVQRFMRLLAHIDFFAIVKIQDNQERYALTPTSQLLVSGTDHCLSSMVRLLNTPILVDSYNHLAKWTSGEDLTVVETALGPESYWDFIHQNSAYLNTFNEAMESDSHVVRLALRDCRSVFEGIGSLVDVGGGTGNTAKIICEAFPELKYIVLDLPQVVSGLSGSNNLSFVGGNMFKSIPQADAVMLKWVLHNWSDEDCIKILKNCKNAISRKGKGGKVIIIDVVINEKEDEHEMTEVKLLLDVTMMTSLNGKERNEKEWKQLFLQAGFKSYKIFPTFGFRSLIELYP
- the LOC123906032 gene encoding T-complex protein 1 subunit gamma, producing MHSSVLVLKDSLKRESGAKVHHANIQASKAVADIIRTTLGPRSMLKMLLDASGGIVVTNDGNAILRELDIAHPAAKSMIELSRTQDEEVGDGTTSVIILAGEMLHVAEAFIDKNYHPTVICRAYNKALEDAIAAIDKIAMPIDAQDRGQMLGLVKSCIGTKFTSQFGDLIADLAIDATTTVGVDIGQGLRDVDIKNYIKVEKVPGSQLEESRVLKGVMFNKDVVAPGKMRRKIVNPRIILLDCPLEYKKGENQTNAELLREEDWSLLLKLEEEYIEELCMQILKFKPDLVITEKGLSDLACHYLSKHGVSAIRRLRKTDNNRIARACGAVIVNRPDELQESDVGTGAGLFEVKKIGDEYFAFIVDCKEPKACTVLLRGASKDLLNEVERNLQDAMSVARNIIKNPKLVPGGGATEMTVSAALKQKSSSIEGIEKWPYEAAAIAFESIPRTLAQNCGVNVIRTMTALQGKHANGENAWIGIDGNTGAIADMKERKIWDAYNVKAQTFKTAIEAACMLLRIDDIVSGIKKKQAPGAGPSKPKIETEGDADGEQILPD